The DNA region GGCCTCTCACCTGGTCCTGAATATGGCGAATCCGGTGTATCCGTAGATTACGGAGAATATGGGCACGATCCAGTTGAGAAATGCGTAGGGCGCGTAGGCCGATGCCGGAACCTTGAGCATCCCATAGACGAACAGGCCAGCTGTGCTCCATGGGATCAGCACCGTCCCCAGCGTGCCCGCGTCCTCCAGAGTCCTGGACAAGACCCTGGCGTGAATTTCTCTCGCCGCGAACGCGTCCTTGAACGCGCGCCCGGGGAGGATTATGGCCAGCATCTGGTTCCCCGAAACGATGCCGACCAGGTAGCACGAGGCTATGACGGAGACGATGAGGCTGCCGGTCGAACGCACCCTCTCCAGCACAGCGTCGATGACCACGGACAGGACGCCCGTCCGCTCGAGAATCCCGCCCAGGGCGGTGGCCGCGAGGATCAGCGCCACGGTCCCCATCATCGAATTCAGGCCGCCCCTCGTAAGCAGCCTGTCGACCGCAACCGTCCCGGTCTTGCTGATGTAGCCGTCCATCGTCGCCCTGACCACCGAGGTAACGTCGGCCCCCTGCGTCAGCACCGCCCACACGCCGCTGAAAGCCACCGCGAACGATAGTGACGGGATTGCGGGCACCCTCCTTACGGAGAGCGCGATCACAACGAGCGGCGGCACCAGTGCGAGCAACCCGATCCGGAACGTCTTCGATAGCGCGTCCGTGATCGCCCCGACCGCCTGTGAGTCGACATGACCCCCGGCGAACCTGGCCCCGAGGAAAGCGTACAGGCCGAGCGAAACGGCCAGGGCCGGGATGGTGGTGTACATCATGGAGCCAACGTGCTCGAACAGCTCGGCGCCGGCCATTGCGGGCGCCACGTTGGTGGTATCGGACAGGGGCGACATCTTGTCGCCGAAGTAAGCACCGGCCACGATCGCTCCCGCGACCATCGCCAGCGGGACCCCGAGACCCTCGCCGACCCCCATCAGCGCGAGGCCCACGGTGCTGACCGTACCGAACGAAGTGCCCGTCGCCGTGGAAACGACACAGCACAGAAGGCATGCGGCGGCGAGAAACATGCCCGGGCTGAGCAGTTTGAGACCGTAGTAGACCATCGTCGGGACGGCGCCGCCGAGTATCCACAATCCGACCACCATGCCGACGAGCATAAGAATGATTACCGCGGGAAGCGAGTTGCGGATGCCGTCCATCATTCCTTGCTGGAGATCCTTCCAGGTGTAGCCGAGGTAGCTGCCGAACAACCCCGCCGCGAACGCCCCCGCGACCAGTGGGGCGCTCATCCCGACCTTCAGCCGGATCCCGAGCACCACCACACCGAACGACACCACCAGGGCCAGAACGGCCTCCCACAACTCCGGCTTTCGCCCTGCCCCTTTGCCGGCCGTCTCTACCATTCCACCGTCCTCCCCCCAACCGCGAAGCTACGGCGCACGGCAGTGGTACGCGGGCCTGGAAGAAATATAAACGGGCACCCGGTAAAGGTGCCCGTCACGATCCCCAAAGCACCGCCCCTACCGAACTACCGTACTTATCCGTGCTGCATGCGGCTCCGCCTCTTACTATAAGGTCCGCTCCAGGGCGTGTCAACAGGCACTGCCGCCGGTCACCCGCCTCTGTCAGACGAGTTCGCCCCTGGCAACCATGACGACCTTGCCGCCGACGCGCACGTCAACGCCGGTCTCCGATTCTTTGGCCCTGAGGAGAAGCAGCGAGGGTCTGCCGATCTCATAGCCCTGCTCCACGCGGACGTCAATCTCGCTCGAGCCAAAGTACCCGTGCTTCACGAGGTACCCGGCCAGGCAGCCGTTCGCGCTTCCCGTGGCTGGGTCCTCGGGGATCCCATGGTACTCGACGAAAACCCTCACGTGCAGGTTGTTACCCTCCTCCACCGTCTCGGGGCAGAAAACGAGGATGTCCTTTGCCTCGGTCTTCTCGGTGAGATTCATGAGCCTGTCACGCCTGACGACGATCCGCCTGACAGCATCGATGGTCTTCAGCGGGGTCATGAAAAACGGCAGACCCGTGGAAACCTCCTGGACGGGGAACCTGTCGTCGAAGTCGGCGGGGTCCAGCCCCAGCACCTCGGCGATGGGCCGCGGGTCGTGGACCGGACCGAATACCGGGTGGCGCTGCCTCATCCACAGTACCCCGGAGTCGCCGCCCTCCCCGAAGGTGACCGGTATCTGGCCGACCTTGAGGTTCAGCGAAACCCGCTCAACGGTCGAATTCAGGATCTCGTTCCTGATGACGTAGGCGGTGCCCAGCGTGGGGTGACCCGCGAACGGAACCTCGTCCTCAGGGGTGAATATGCGCACGTCGAAGCCGCCTTCGCGCTCCTTCTCCGAGAGGATGAACGTCGTCTCGGAGAAGTTGATCTCCCTGGCGATCCGCTGCATGCCGGCATCCGACAGCCCCGAACAGTCGCGCACCACCGCGAGCTGATTGCCCGCGTATTTCTCCTCTGCGAACACGTCCACCATGTAGAACCGCCTTGCCATCGCGAGACCTCCTTTACACGGTCATGCTGTGCCGGCTGACGATCACATGCCACACCAACATCATAACCCTCGAAAGGCCCGCAAAAAAGAGGGCACGCGGCCGGAACCGCGGTGTTCCCGCGGAGGCCGCGCGCTGGCGAGCCTTAAGGGCGTTCCAGGAGGGCTCTGAGGTTCCTCCCCAGGTGCTCGAATCGC from Bacillota bacterium includes:
- a CDS encoding PhzF family phenazine biosynthesis protein; the protein is MARRFYMVDVFAEEKYAGNQLAVVRDCSGLSDAGMQRIAREINFSETTFILSEKEREGGFDVRIFTPEDEVPFAGHPTLGTAYVIRNEILNSTVERVSLNLKVGQIPVTFGEGGDSGVLWMRQRHPVFGPVHDPRPIAEVLGLDPADFDDRFPVQEVSTGLPFFMTPLKTIDAVRRIVVRRDRLMNLTEKTEAKDILVFCPETVEEGNNLHVRVFVEYHGIPEDPATGSANGCLAGYLVKHGYFGSSEIDVRVEQGYEIGRPSLLLLRAKESETGVDVRVGGKVVMVARGELV
- the nhaC gene encoding Na+/H+ antiporter NhaC, producing MVETAGKGAGRKPELWEAVLALVVSFGVVVLGIRLKVGMSAPLVAGAFAAGLFGSYLGYTWKDLQQGMMDGIRNSLPAVIILMLVGMVVGLWILGGAVPTMVYYGLKLLSPGMFLAAACLLCCVVSTATGTSFGTVSTVGLALMGVGEGLGVPLAMVAGAIVAGAYFGDKMSPLSDTTNVAPAMAGAELFEHVGSMMYTTIPALAVSLGLYAFLGARFAGGHVDSQAVGAITDALSKTFRIGLLALVPPLVVIALSVRRVPAIPSLSFAVAFSGVWAVLTQGADVTSVVRATMDGYISKTGTVAVDRLLTRGGLNSMMGTVALILAATALGGILERTGVLSVVIDAVLERVRSTGSLIVSVIASCYLVGIVSGNQMLAIILPGRAFKDAFAAREIHARVLSRTLEDAGTLGTVLIPWSTAGLFVYGMLKVPASAYAPYAFLNWIVPIFSVIYGYTGFAIFRTR